One segment of Rhodopirellula baltica SH 1 DNA contains the following:
- a CDS encoding DUF952 domain-containing protein, producing the protein MSNEPMSSDSPSIVCKIATQQQWEQMQATGKLPPAPIDVADGFIHLSTEQQVPGTLAVHFAGQSGLVVLHIRVTDIEENLRWEKSRGGELFPHLYAELPVSAVERAESVSA; encoded by the coding sequence ATGTCCAACGAACCCATGTCCAGCGACTCACCATCCATCGTCTGCAAAATCGCAACCCAGCAGCAATGGGAGCAGATGCAAGCCACCGGAAAGCTTCCCCCAGCACCGATCGATGTCGCGGACGGATTCATCCACTTGTCCACTGAACAGCAAGTCCCCGGAACATTGGCGGTTCACTTCGCCGGCCAAAGTGGTTTGGTCGTGCTGCATATTCGTGTCACTGACATCGAAGAGAATCTACGCTGGGAAAAGTCTCGCGGCGGCGAACTGTTCCCGCATCTCTATGCCGAGCTGCCGGTCTCGGCGGTAGAGCGAGCCGAATCAGTCTCTGCATGA